TCCTCGCGGCTGCGCGTCTTGCCTTTGCCGGCCGGGATCCTGCGCGCGTGCACCTGCAGGGTGTCTTCCGGGCTGAGGACGAAATCGCCGGGGGTGATGTAGCAGACGTCGTGGCCGCGGCGCGATGCCTCATGCGCCAGCACGGTGGTGGTGTAGCGCGGGTATTCGTCTTCGATCGAGTTTACGTAGAAGGCAATCAGCACGGGGAGGGTTCCTTTAGCAGGTCAATGAAAGAGTGTCCTTCGCGCAGGCGGGCCAATCGGGCCTGGGCATCGGGGCGGTCGAGGAATTCGGGGGTGACCACGGGCGGGCGCAACATGCCGCGCGCCTCCAGTTCTTCCACCACCGGCACATGGTGTTCGGCGATCTTGCCGTACCACAGCGGGTCCAGGGACAGGCCATCGGCGACACGTCGCAGCACCTGCCGGAAGCCGCGCAGGTAGATCGCGTCCTTGGTCAGGCCGCCGGAGCGGAAGATGCGCGCGACGATGTTGAAGGCGCCCCGGCTGGAGAAGCCGTGCTCAGCCTGCAGCAGGCGATGGCAGGCAATGAAGTCGGCACCCTCGAGCATCGCGTGGACCACCAGCACGCGGGCGGCGAGCAGCCGCAGCCGCGCCACGGTCAGCCCGCCGACGATGAACTCGGCAAACACACCCAGCCCTTCCTGCAGACCTTCGTAGCCGGCCAGCCCGGCGCCGAAAATACCCAGTCCCTGCTGACTGCCGTTGATGTAGGTGAGCACATGCACGCTGATCTCGTGCTGCAGCAGGGGGTCCACCCGCGCGCTCGGCACGCGGGTGGCGGTGGAGATCAGCAGCGAACGCCCGGACACCATCAGTCCGGGACCGGTGTCCGCGCGCAGGCAGGTCTCCGCGATGGCGAACGCCGGGGTGCGCCGGGTGTAGCGCGCGAGGATCCGCTCGGCGGCGGCCTGGACGCCTTCGGCATCGACGTAATCCCGGCTGCCCTCACTGCCGGGCGCGAACGCTTGCAGCAGCCTGTTGGCGACCTCCAGCAGTTCCGGCTCCACACCGCCGTACTGGATCAGCGACACATGGCGGAACGCGGGGGTGTTGCGCCGTTGCAGCATCATCAGCTGCTGGTCCAGCTCCAGCCGCTTCTCATTGAACAGCTCCTCGATCACCGGGTCCTCGACCGCGCGCAGGTCGATGTCGTACAGGCGACGCTTGACGACATCGGGACTGATCGGCAACGGACGGTAGTGGAAATCCGGCGGCGTGCCCCGCTTGCCCGCCTCGAAGGCCTCGAACGCTTCCACGGTGTTGATCGGTGAGATGCCGAGCAGGAAGTCGAACGAGGCGCTGATGTTGGCCAGCGCCTCGTCGGCACGCTTTGCCGCTTTGACGAAGCGCCGCCGACCGAGCGAGCGGTGGTGCGGGCGTGGTGTGTCCGCGTCGTTCTCGTGCTCGGCCAGCTCGATGAAGTGGGTGGCCGCCTGCAGGAGGGCATCGTGGATCGCGCTCTCGACCTGGTGGTAGATCTGCGGATAGATGCGCCGCGGATCGCCGGGAATGCGGTGGATTTGCGGGATGCCCAGCGACAGCACGGAAATCCCCTCGCGCCCGTCCAGCGCCTCCGCCAGCGCGGGCGGCAAGGGCGGCAGGGGCTGCGTGCGGAACTCGGGCACGCGCAGGTCGATTTCCAGCTCCGACAGCGCGGAATGCAGCGTGTCGACGACGTCCTGCGCGGCGGGATCCGCGCTGGCGGCAAGCACGAACTCGAAAGGTTCCAGCCGCGGGCTTTCCTCGTGCAGGCTGAGGTCG
This genomic interval from Lysobacter ciconiae contains the following:
- a CDS encoding flavohemoglobin expression-modulating QEGLA motif protein, with translation MTDNKPVQQPPSPDLGGEHAHRRKLDGGGRVHIDRPLPFLILAGHPDEPFSLARRVASISAASVIWPEVGGELAAAGAAAEVTLLLDHLADAYPKFLVIVLHDLPRDLSLHEESPRLEPFEFVLAASADPAAQDVVDTLHSALSELEIDLRVPEFRTQPLPPLPPALAEALDGREGISVLSLGIPQIHRIPGDPRRIYPQIYHQVESAIHDALLQAATHFIELAEHENDADTPRPHHRSLGRRRFVKAAKRADEALANISASFDFLLGISPINTVEAFEAFEAGKRGTPPDFHYRPLPISPDVVKRRLYDIDLRAVEDPVIEELFNEKRLELDQQLMMLQRRNTPAFRHVSLIQYGGVEPELLEVANRLLQAFAPGSEGSRDYVDAEGVQAAAERILARYTRRTPAFAIAETCLRADTGPGLMVSGRSLLISTATRVPSARVDPLLQHEISVHVLTYINGSQQGLGIFGAGLAGYEGLQEGLGVFAEFIVGGLTVARLRLLAARVLVVHAMLEGADFIACHRLLQAEHGFSSRGAFNIVARIFRSGGLTKDAIYLRGFRQVLRRVADGLSLDPLWYGKIAEHHVPVVEELEARGMLRPPVVTPEFLDRPDAQARLARLREGHSFIDLLKEPSPC